In Pithys albifrons albifrons isolate INPA30051 chromosome 8, PitAlb_v1, whole genome shotgun sequence, a single window of DNA contains:
- the COPS8 gene encoding COP9 signalosome complex subunit 8 isoform X2, producing the protein MPVAVASEGAGSFRRLLEQCESRELEAPGGIATPLVYGQLLALYLLHNDMNNARYLWKRIPPAIKSANAELGAVWSVGQRIWQRDFPGIYSTISAHQWSETIQPIMEALRDATRRRAFALVSQAYTSIVADDFAAFVGLPVEEAVKEPAPVPPIPNEQQLARLTDYVAFLEN; encoded by the exons ATGCCGGTGGCGGTGGCGTCGGAGGGCGCCGGGAGCTTCAGGAGGCTCCTGGAGCAGTGCGAGAGCCGCGAGTTGGAG gCCCCTGGAGGGATCGCGACGCCGCTGGTTTATGGGCAGCTCCTGGCGCTGTATTTGCTGCACAACGACAT gaacaATGCACGGTATCTCTGGAAAAGAATCCCTCCTGCCATCAAATCT GCAAATGCTGAGCTTGGTGCAGTTTGGTCAGTGGGACAGAGAATCTGGCAGAGAGACTTCCCAGGGATCTACTCAACAATCAGTGCCCATCAGTGGTCTGAGACCATCCAGCCCATCATGGAAGCGCTCAGAG ATGCCACCAGGAGACGAGCCTTTGCACTGGTGTCTCAGGCTTATACCTCGATAGTGGCGGATGATTTTGCAGCTTTCGTTGGACTTCCTGTAGAAGAGGCTGTGAAAG AACCTGCTCCGGTCCCACCCATTCCCAACGAGCAGCAACTGGCCAGACTGACTGACTACGTGGCCTTCCTTGAAAACTGA
- the COPS8 gene encoding COP9 signalosome complex subunit 8 isoform X1, protein MPVAVASEGAGSFRRLLEQCESRELEAPGGIATPLVYGQLLALYLLHNDMNNARYLWKRIPPAIKSANAELGAVWSVGQRIWQRDFPGIYSTISAHQWSETIQPIMEALRDATRRRAFALVSQAYTSIVADDFAAFVGLPVEEAVKGVLEQGWQADFATRMVMPKKPGVLEASLKRFIPSSEPAPVPPIPNEQQLARLTDYVAFLEN, encoded by the exons ATGCCGGTGGCGGTGGCGTCGGAGGGCGCCGGGAGCTTCAGGAGGCTCCTGGAGCAGTGCGAGAGCCGCGAGTTGGAG gCCCCTGGAGGGATCGCGACGCCGCTGGTTTATGGGCAGCTCCTGGCGCTGTATTTGCTGCACAACGACAT gaacaATGCACGGTATCTCTGGAAAAGAATCCCTCCTGCCATCAAATCT GCAAATGCTGAGCTTGGTGCAGTTTGGTCAGTGGGACAGAGAATCTGGCAGAGAGACTTCCCAGGGATCTACTCAACAATCAGTGCCCATCAGTGGTCTGAGACCATCCAGCCCATCATGGAAGCGCTCAGAG ATGCCACCAGGAGACGAGCCTTTGCACTGGTGTCTCAGGCTTATACCTCGATAGTGGCGGATGATTTTGCAGCTTTCGTTGGACTTCCTGTAGAAGAGGCTGTGAAAG gtgtgctggagcagggctggcaggcagACTTTGCAACCCGCATGGTGATGCCCAAAAAGCCAG gtgttttggAAGCTTCCTTGAAGAGATTTATTCCTTCATCAG AACCTGCTCCGGTCCCACCCATTCCCAACGAGCAGCAACTGGCCAGACTGACTGACTACGTGGCCTTCCTTGAAAACTGA